CCCAAACGGCGGCTATGCTTTCACTACGCCATATCCCAGGAACCTTGATGACACCGAATGATAGGTCCCGAGTTGCTGGTGGTAGCGACAACGCCGAGCAGGCTGGTACCTATTCAAATCACGGAAGCTTCACagttgaaaaaaatgatatgGAAGACACTGCAGGGTTTGATGTGGGTTTACCATATGCTCATATTAGGGCAGCGGAGGCTGTCGCGGCCCACAGCGTTCAGCCCTGCAACCCATCTTTCAAACTGCTCGTGTCCCTCATGAAAGGAGCCTTACTACAACACGCGTCACATGTTGGAGCCACGCTGCAATTAGTCAACGGTGGCTTTACGGTTTCACCACTCCCTATCAACCAGCGCCGTCGGTGCGCAGCTGCTTTCGAGGACATTATAGATGCACTGAGGCTAAGTGAGGCAAAAACGAATgtaaaagaagaggagatggGAAGAGGGGCGCTGGCTAAGGCAGAGTTTGAGGAGGCGTTGCAATGCGCGTGGAATGTTGACAATCGGCTCTTGTTGTTACTGATGCGCGGGCTCCTAACTTTAACCGAAGGGAAGGATGGACACACAGCCAACCTGTTCTTTACCGAAGCAACAAGGCAGGCGCTGAGCTGCTTTGGTACAAAGAGTAGTATCACTGCGGAGTGCCTACATAGGCTTTCAGTGGCTCGCCGGGATTGTGAGCAGGTGCAGCTTCTGCCACCGGATCCCTCATCCGTGTCGCCTGTCTTGTTTGGTAGCTTGCAAGAGCTGCTCGACCACACGGACATCGTTGTGGGGAGTGCTCAGCGTACCTTCAGCATCGCTGCACAGCTGGCCTCTTACGGTAACCGTGCGGTGATGCTGCATTGCGTTTCGAGTGCGGGGATCCCCACCGAACAGGAAATGTGGAGCCAAATTGTTAGTGAGTGGGACAGTGAAGTACATCACGTTTGCACGACATTTAGAGGTGACTTGATACATGCACTATCGCTTTAAATATACGGTATATACGATGATATGCGGAGCATGCCCGTATAAATTTCCTTCAATGGTTTCTTTTCAGATAGCAATCCTGTGAGATCTTGCTCGCTTTGTGAGAGTGTTCTTGAtgacgaagaggaaaacgCGACGCTATAGCCTTGCTTGTCCTATATCATGTGCAGGCTTATTTCCTTGTGAGTTGGAGGTGGTCTCTCCATGTACACGCTCTTAGTTACACCCATAGACACTGGGGGTTGGTACCGCAACAACGGTCGGAAAGTGTGCTCTACCCGGTCCGTCACCACTTGGCAGGAAGAGTTAGCACCGACAAGAGATGGTCGTTATACCATGGAGAGTCACTGATCCCcaattttttattatttgattATTCCTCTCCGCGATTTCATTTGGTTgtgtcacacacacattttgTCAAGACTAATGCTGTATGCTAACTATGATTTCCCCTCCCCGTCTTCACACGTGGCACAGCTCCTGACTCGTTTCCCATGAGATACCCGTGATTACCCAGCACATGTGCAGCTGACTTATCGTTCGCGTCTCCGAGCCACCCGTCAACAATTTAATAGGGAAGTGAAGGGGTTGAAATCATAAAGAATGGACAAAGTTATATATAACAGATGAGTCATCAGTTGCGTTGTTTCTTGTCTGTAGGAACTTTTTTGGCCTGCGGACACTTGTGAGAAGCGTGCATTTGTCAATGAACAGTGGCAGAGCCCGGGCCGCGTTAACATTTAATAACCCCGGTGTGCCTGTATCTTTGGCGCACAAAGTGGGTGTGTGCCTATCCGGCATTGGTGGGACTCCTGCGTTTGCTATTCCCTCATCGTTatctctccattttttttcccccaccaACTATGAGTACAACACCAGTAACTGAAATATTTGACCACTGACAAGCTTAATGATAGAGAGTAACTTGCTCTCGCAGGTTAACACCgcttccccccttcccacCTTTATGGAAGTGGAGCTTGTGAACTCCATCAATACCACCGTGGGAAAAGCCTTCCAGTTCGCTCATGTCTTTCTCGCTGAAAAGTGCGACTATTTGGCAGCGCTTTTACCCTATAACTCGGAAATTTGGTTGGTTCTTCATGCATTACTTGAACACCGCCTACTTTTCCACGCCGATACGTCCTTTGCCGAGATGATGTTCAGCCTCTGTCGTGGGACAATCATTTCGCCATCACGACCGCTACCCAGTCAAGGGAGGCTGTCATGGCTGCTGCGTGGCCCGCCACCCGTCCCCCCTTTAGAAGCCCGAATGATGGACACACCCGCAGCGACAGACTCTCGTGCAGTAGGCGAAGCCATGGTAGGTATGAAGGCAGGGGAaattgcagcagcggatAGGGCCCCATACGGGCACCTGAAATTCCGACCCCTTACCAACCGACAGAAGTACATTACACTCTTTCTCCTCACGGTGAAGCCGTACCTACAGCAGCGCCTTGCTTCATGGTATGAGGCAAACAAAGACGCACAAGTGGCGGGAGAATCACAGTCTGGTAGCGCTTTGAGTCGGCAAACCCTCGGGGCAC
The genomic region above belongs to Trypanosoma brucei brucei TREU927 chromosome 10, whole genome shotgun sequence and contains:
- a CDS encoding peroxisome assembly protein, putative: MIESNLLSQVNTASPLPTFMEVELVNSINTTVGKAFQFAHVFLAEKCDYLAALLPYNSEIWLVLHALLEHRLLFHADTSFAEMMFSLCRGTIISPSRPLPSQGRLSWLLRGPPPVPPLEARMMDTPAATDSRAVGEAMVGMKAGEIAAADRAPYGHLKFRPLTNRQKYITLFLLTVKPYLQQRLASWYEANKDAQVAGESQSGSALSRQTLGARLKQLALQLYPALHAGWEGLNLAFKILFLLELTPYTAPLHRIFSIVLRRPTGDDLIAASNPRAQAALMLGRVLIVVLLLGFRLMEFSGNTGGASPSHANSDDLAIPRPPEWGVDVVVPPGTPDPQPGVCPVCERPVTNAAVCTVSGVVGCYPCLTQFAREKNACPVTRAPMSLECVRRIYEC